aaacaagtcaaatagcctattgtagaTAATTTTAACTATGGAAAGTGAGTTCGAAGCTTATGAGAGTTCTCtagttaatagttttatttcacaCAAATAATCTTCACAtgctttttatatcatattagaaatttacatacataacataaatttacCATATGTTTTGTCTGAATCTATCTTATCTGCAATGTCtgctttattttaacataatatccaCATCGAGTAATGctatgcttttattatttatcaatgttacgCTGCCACAATAGCTACCCCACTGTTTATTAATTGGCAATTTCGAATAATttgaaaccttatttatttgCTCACAAGCGAGTTTTGGAGTGaatagtaagtatttatttaatggacaattttactaattttaaaacaattatgtgtcatactattaacaataaacataatataatcctttataaattatgtattgataaatataattataaaagttttgttaTGACATTAAGTGTTGTTTATACGATGTTCGGTTTTTAAATGGTATTTCAATTCGGCAGTTATGAGGTTAACAACTGTAATTGGACTTACTTCCAGCCAAGGCTTAGCAGACTCCACGATTATTGCTCGTGTCAACAACGTGCTTTGGGATCTAGACAGACCATTGGAAGGGGACTGCAAGCTGGAACTCCTACGATGGGATAATACAGAAGCTCAGGCAGTATTCTGGCATTCCTCTGCACATATGCTCGGGGAGGCAATGGAAAGggtaaacagtttttttatagtttaagtcCCACTGCTGTGATTACAGTCTTTAATTTAATCATGACTAGACATTGAAAAtgtgatgtatttaaaaaaaaattagcacgGAATTCTAAAATTTATACTAGGTTGATGatggtatacattttattgataacatttgtTAGTGAAtgagtaaacaaaaataatatttttaacattactttttattagaaCATTGTCCATTTGATCATGTATATGAAGATTTTGCAGCTACAGTTTGTACAATCATCTATAAGATTAGTAGTTAAGACTCAAAACCTTGAATTGTATAATTCTTTGAATATTGAGAGGAtatgactatttttttcttaatttgttcATTTTTTAGAAGGCTCTTGTTGCTCTCTAGGTTGACAAAGTTCAAGTACCTCTAGTGATCCGCCCAAAATtagatcatataaatataattaataccgtttagcactcaggaataatgtgaCCTTCtacttgataattttttttttcattattagatCATTGGTTAtggagattattatttttacatacaaacaaacaaattttacctctataATATGGTATAGAAATAACTGGGTGTTTAATTCGaagttttaaattgtatgtatggacaacataatatattttccgtTTAACAATTGTTAAAGGTATATGGTGGTCACCTGTGTTACGGTCCACCGATTGAAGAAGGATTTTACTATGATATGCATTACCCAGAGAAAGGCGTaagtttattattgatattattaaaatttcttactcaTTCCAGATTTATATGATTTTCTGCTTTTTTGTCTAATATTTCGTCGCCTTTTTTACGATACGAAAAAACCTATGGTaacttattttagaattatgttgAATATTTGATAAAGTTATACGATTGTTCGCATCAGTTGCTGCTATCAGTCCTTAATATCTTTTTATACcagttttataatgaaaaaatcaCCATAAAGTCTGCAAGATTATTCCCTACATAGGGTGACCTAAGGAAATCTAATAATGTATTTTGACATACAATACTTTGAAATGTTACTAATGCCCTGTGCATAGGATTTGAGAAGTAGCGATATTAAACTGTATCTATAATTTTCAGATATCATCAACTGATTTCCACGTACTTGAAGGTCTAGTTAAAAAGATAGCCAAGGAAAAGCAACCTTTTGAACGACTTGAACTTACAAAGGAACAGCTGATGGAAATGTTTGATTACAATCCCTTTAAGATACGCATCCTCAAGGAGAAGGTGGATACAGCCACGACTACTGTATACAGATGTGGTCCGCTCATTGATCTTTGCAGAGGACCTCATGTACGGCATACGGGGAAAGTTAAAGCATTAAAAGTCACTAAGGTACGTCCCAATTATCAACAGATCAAGGggaattatatattgtatactgtCACATATCACTTAACTAATATGTAGGATCAAGAATACTGTTATGTccatatttattgaatactgCAGAAAACATATATCCAGTATATTGTGCCCTTTTTGTCATTCTGAACAGATTGGTGTATTAATAATAAGGCCTGTACATCCTTTttactcatattttattatttagtttcattaGTGAACAATAAATTCTAATGTATTGTAAAGGATTACGAATAATGTTACAGGACTAAATAACTCATAccataaacattaacatattttgtttgtaataaatcatCAGATTTTAGACTTgagtcaaaatttaaaatattgaaattgattcCTCTAAGTATTATCAACtctatttgtttgaaaaaaaaagcactAGTTTTAGTAACTTATGCTTTGCAAAACTTAGGAGAGGAGATGGGGGGGGGGAGTACGCAGACCGGGCGTCGTTTAAAATTTACCTATTTGTGGGTTATAGTTTTTCGCTTATAGTTCCTCATGCTGAATATAAATGTTCACAGAACTCCGCCACATACTGGGAGGGTAAAGCCGATGCCGAAAGTTTACAGCGTGTCTATGGTGTATCGTTCCCCGAACCCAAACAGCTGAAGGAATGGGAGGTTATACAAGAAGAAGCTGCGAAAAGGGATCATAGGAAGATCGGTAGGGTAAGTAAATTAATGTTTctaatgtgtttttatatattgatactaTTCCTAGATTCACAAGTGGAAGAAATGGTAACGATCAGACAGCCTGAGCGATGACGATTCTTCTGCCGGATTGATATCTAAGAATCTCTAATGGCTAATGCCATTCTCAAGAGCCGTCTCTCTTCTCAGTCTAGAcgtgtgtgcgtaaacacagtCGTGTTTACGTTGTGTGAGGGCACTTTTTATCCTTCTCACGACCTGAAAGAGTTCAAGCGCAGGAACGACAGTTTTACGTTctttccgaggcatgggagTGTAATTACTCCCAATTACTTACTTCAGGGTGCTATTGAGAcagataatttgtaaatatattctctGTTAATGTGGCCAGGATCTCGAAAATTTAGTTTGTTTCGTATCTTGCAAGTATTTTAATGGATGTATCATTAAAACTAATTTGCACCTTATTGTTACAGGAACAAGAGCTATATTTCTTCCACGAGTTGTCTCCCGGGTCTTGCTTCTTCCAGCCCCGCGGTGCTCATATATACAACAACCTCGTTACCTTCATCCGGGAACAATACAGGTAATAAGCATTTTCATAGCACTCGCTGTAATTTTatctttcatataatatatcttatgaaCTCGTAAAGCTTAAAGATAAATTctctaattttttaaatatacatactaataaACTCAGAAACTACCAATTTAAATGATCCATGTAGTACGTAGACTAACTGAAAatcattaaatgtttattgaggaaattgtttgttatataactaataataattattattataataatgcttGTCCTTGTTATCTGTTAAATATATTggctttttattttcatacaggAAGAGAGGTTTCCAAGAAGTGGTTACACCGAACATGTACAACGCTAAGCTCTGGCAGACGTCGGGTCACTGGGCTCACTATGCGGAAAATATGTTCTCATTCGACGTAGAGAAGGAAACATTCGCGTTGAAGCCTATGAATTGTCCGGGACACTGGTAAGGAACATCGATTTATTGTAGTCCAGGCCCGTGACTTCGCTCGCGGGTAACGGGGGGAGGTGGGCGTCGGAGAGCTTCATGTACCCTACGATTGAGACTATAGGATATCACTACGAAATAATTTTCctattctaaaaatgtttgcCCACGCGCTACGGAGTCATATCCCTGCCCCGCAGCCTGATGTTCGACAACCGCACCCGCTCGTGGCGCGAGCTGCCGCTGCGGCTGGCGGACTTCGGCGCGCTGCACCGCAACGAGCTGAGCGGCGCGCTCACCGGCCTCACGCGCGTGCGCCGCTTCCAGCAGGACGACGCGCACATCTTCTGCGCGCCCGCGCACATCGAGAGCGAGATGGTGAGACTTTCtgcttttaattattcatatttactcgagcgaattcaattaatattcaacTTTTACAATTTCTGGATCTGCCTATTATAACTAGTGACATTTTCGGATCGTCCCGGCTGAGGAATCTTACCTATGAGATATCTTAGATCACAAATTCATGCACACGTACATGCTGTGTGAtggttgattaattatttaattgataactaTTATAATAGACGAATGAAAAGAATTCGAACAAGTATCATTTCTGCTGACACAACTCATATTCCATGATCTTATTTTAGCTCGGCTGCCTCGAATTCTTGGAATGCGTGTACTCCACATTCGGATTCACGTTCCAACTGAAGCTGTCGACGAGACCGGAGAAGTACCTCGGAGACGTCGCCACCTGGGAGCAAGCTGAGAAGGTCAGCGTCACTTTATGTTATTCTAGCTTCTATACCTGGgtggataccacccactcatcagatattctacagccacaTAGcaatactattgttgtgttccaatttgaaaaCTGAGTGAACCAGTGCAACTTAaagcacaagggaaataacatcataGTTACCAAGGTTTGTAGCGCATTGAGGATGTGAGGAAtgataaacatttcttacatcaacATGTCTACGACCATTtgtgaccatttaacatcaggtaGCCCACTAGCTCGTCCGCctgcatataaaataaaaaaaggaaagatTGCTTATATACTTCCTTCTATTGTTGAACCAATAATACATATgttagtttttttctttataaattatttatttgcatgatcttatcaatatttttcCGAACGAAAAACTTACTAGGAATAAGCATGACAATAATGCAAGGGATCGGGATTCTGCTACTTCCCCATTGCTGAGCAGTTGGATACCATTAAACGACtgatgattaattatataaagactcattaatatttaatatattattattatttaaaactatttgttttgGTCACTGATAACAGTATTGTCTAATTGACGATCATAAATACTGTCTGTCATCttcttagattttaataaattcccaTATTAGTTATTCATAGCCTTAATATCATTGTATAAATATCGTGGTATAAATGCTTAACATAAATTTTCAGGCTTTGGAGGAATCCCTCAACAAGTTCGGTAGACCGTGGCAGCTGAACCCCGGGGACGGAGCATTCTACGGGCCCAAGATAGACATCACCATCCAGGATGCGCTGCGACGCTCGCACCAGTGCGCCACCATACAGCTGGACTTCCAGCTGCCGGAGAGATTCAACCTGACCTATGTCAGGTAAGGATTATTACTTTTAGCTTTGAGAAGTACTACTTTGCTAATTTTCTACGATCaaactgtaatattttgttttctggtttaatattctttaaacatTAAAGCTAAATTCTGGCATTTGGTTTACTAACAAGATGTGTCTTGttctatatatactaatattataaatgcgaaagtaactgtctgtctgtatgttgctcttatacggccaaaccactaaaccgattttaatgaaatttgttacgaaTCTAGCTAGATTTTTAATACTTCTCCTTTCTGTTAATTTGGGAAGGAAAAGAAATGCAAGTTCGtcaatttgaaaatgaaaatatacatatggaTGTAGgttattggaaaaaaatagaaaatactattatctacttatattattaatgcgaaaatgATTATTTCGTCTATGTTTTTGTCTGACTGTCACTTTACTATTTCACGGCCTCagcactgaaccgaatttgatgacattTACTATGAAGCTAGCTTAGACCCCAAGAAAGGACTTTTTATTCCTGATGTCTGActgaattatatgaatatactgCAATATGGAAAATTTCTTAATTACTTACATCGAAATGTAATGTACTTTTTCAGTGAATCCGGCGATAAGAAGCGGCCTGTAATCATTCACCGAGCTATTCTGGGTTCCGTGGAGCGAATGATAGCGATCTTGAGTGAGTCGTACGCCGGCAAGTGGCCCTTCTGGCTCAGTCCTCGGCAGGCCCGAGTCGTGCCCGTTGGACCAGCGTTCGATGACTATGCTATACAGGTAACTTGAAACATTATGTTTGTCAAATTGCTTTAATTGGTTCAATTATGTTTCGTGTTTCAATCCTTAGCCACAGGACCGGATTTTGGTGAAGGCATCCGGAGAAACTGGCCCTTGGGCTTCCATAAAAGAGGGGAAGGGAAGGGCTTTCCACGTTAGagatattgatataaattattctgatgagttaataattttaatgttatattaaaaagtaaataaattattcaaaaacccGAGTGACAGAAATTGTAGGGCCTTTTAATCCTTTGTCGCCACAATGATCAAACcatataaaaaacgaaataccTTTCGTAACAATATTCTTATACTTATACCACTGATAACCAGCATCGAATATCTATTAAATGATATAGATACGAATATTTGGTTGAAAATTACTATCCCCCCCTCCCTAAACATCAACTTTCTAGGCATAGTAGCTTTAGCTGTACCTTGTGCCTTGATAAAATCAGTCTGGATTTTATAAGTACAGACAACGTAATTActaatttatgtatatcaaGGTAAACGAGAAGCTGTTCGCGAGCGGCTTCATGTCTGAAGTAGACACGGATGCTGGCGACACTCTCAACAAGAAAGTTCGGAATGCTCAGTTGGCGCAGTTCAACTATATATTAGGTAATACTCAGACATTATTTCCAGTATGTTATCTTTAAATCTATTgttcaaattgtattttttaaaatctaaagttgaaattaatctATGCTACAACAAActcaatttaaattgattgctCTGAAGTTAGACTCCCAGACGATTATAGTACAGAAACGCActccttgtttatttttaaaaacctaGTATCGCTTAATCTAGATTTAGAGTAAAGTTagagttaaataaaacattagaatATGCAGAATTGATATGTTTACTGAACTAATAAATACTGCTTCAAAactgagaaaatataaatattacataacattcaattaatacattaattcaatataattcacAGTGGTTGGTGAACGAGAGAAGAACTCGGGAACAGTGAATGTCCGAACCCGTGACAACAAAGTCCACGGAGAAATGTCAATCGAAGGTCTCATCGAGCACTTCACCAAGCTCGTCAATGAGAAAACCCTTGCAGAAGACAGTGAATtactaaaataagtttaactCATATTTAACTCAAACTGGTGTTTCATTcaactcaataaataatttaaatttggaattttaattctttatctatatattggaaacgaaatgttttttgtaatatataactgGAAAACtacaaaatcaatatacataaaacttaaagcAGAAGATGCAGCGCGTCATGAAAAAGGTTTTGGTatgtaatactattatataagtaaCGGCGCTTCGCATTTTTGTAATCGtcacattcatttaaaaatcgaattattcaaaatattttcaaatgtaagataacactaaaaaaataatgtatatttgaaatttaactaacacaataatattttattgcatccagtcagttttttttaacgttattaaATCCTTGAAGTGACTAAgcataagattaaaataaactgaAGTCAAATCGCTCATATTATTTTCTCGAAAaagtaagtttatattatattattgttaaaataaaaagatttgacGTTTGAAACACCAGTTATGACGTTCAAAATATTCCGTTCTACcaatacttactatttttgATGGCtagaatattaaatgttaacattttaaaacaaatataaaaaaaaaaaatgtttaaaaaacattggatcaataaaatgttttaaaactttaGTGTATTGCATGACACTACGCagtatactatactatatttattctaaaggattagattttcataaaaaaatccgcAGTGAAAATTTTTGACGCcaagttttattttgatgtctAATACCGGAATTACACATGTTCGGACTCGCCACTCGATGAATTGTTTAACGAGATATGTGTGGCTTTACGTTGACATGCGGATTTGAAAAAACTGAAAAGGTGCACTagtcgtgtattttttttaaaaccgttAAAAGCGTTGACGTCAAACATGATTCGAAAGACGAACACTACGTTCACATATCCGTGCTAGTGACGTCACACGAATGTCTAAATGCGACTTAAGAATGTTTTTAGATTTCAGTAATTTGTCTATTATCATATaatcattacttatttataaatcgaccagtgttgtttttattattaaacattttgtacCGTAGTACTCAGCCAGAGATGTAATTtttcaagtttataattttGCTCATGCATTTAggtttttatcttaatttatttcttgtaagtAACGGTGGatgaataaaactataaaaaatatttgtcaattttatttaaaagaaaaaaaatatctttcatttattacaaagcgtgaaagcaatatatttttctgcTATTTTATACGATGTCACAGAGTATATATGTGTATTACAAGTGTACACTTACAGTgctgttgtattataattatgctacgtttaatatattaaaaaagatctTTATATGAGGTGACAGACCCAAATGCAAAAACTGCATTCATAATAGCCACGTAGATAAAATCTTACTGATAACAATTCTTATATTaccaaatagaaaaatataaaaaggtatccttattttttatagtagcaACACTAAAAAAAGATACTGAATCATAAC
The window above is part of the Vanessa tameamea isolate UH-Manoa-2023 chromosome 18, ilVanTame1 primary haplotype, whole genome shotgun sequence genome. Proteins encoded here:
- the LOC113398882 gene encoding threonine--tRNA ligase 1, cytoplasmic isoform X3, which encodes MLKLFKLHRFSVVRIKEGYATWSQKKAMKEKKKKEESPGGVAELKPWPEFIQKRIDLWDKFKAQYEEELASKPDLSIVVTLPDGKTVEAKAWKTTPYDVAKGISQGLADSTIIARVNNVLWDLDRPLEGDCKLELLRWDNTEAQAVFWHSSAHMLGEAMERVYGGHLCYGPPIEEGFYYDMHYPEKGISSTDFHVLEGLVKKIAKEKQPFERLELTKEQLMEMFDYNPFKIRILKEKVDTATTTVYRCGPLIDLCRGPHVRHTGKVKALKVTKNSATYWEGKADAESLQRVYGVSFPEPKQLKEWEVIQEEAAKRDHRKIGREQELYFFHELSPGSCFFQPRGAHIYNNLVTFIREQYRKRGFQEVVTPNMYNAKLWQTSGHWAHYAENMFSFDVEKETFALKPMNCPGHCLMFDNRTRSWRELPLRLADFGALHRNELSGALTGLTRVRRFQQDDAHIFCAPAHIESEMLGCLEFLECVYSTFGFTFQLKLSTRPEKYLGDVATWEQAEKALEESLNKFGRPWQLNPGDGAFYGPKIDITIQDALRRSHQCATIQLDFQLPERFNLTYVR
- the LOC113398882 gene encoding threonine--tRNA ligase 1, cytoplasmic isoform X2; this translates as MGDTAAAEIQNLNINEKSQKKAMKEKKKKEESPGGVAELKPWPEFIQKRIDLWDKFKAQYEEELASKPDLSIVVTLPDGKTVEAKAWKTTPYDVAKGISQGLADSTIIARVNNVLWDLDRPLEGDCKLELLRWDNTEAQAVFWHSSAHMLGEAMERVYGGHLCYGPPIEEGFYYDMHYPEKGISSTDFHVLEGLVKKIAKEKQPFERLELTKEQLMEMFDYNPFKIRILKEKVDTATTTVYRCGPLIDLCRGPHVRHTGKVKALKVTKNSATYWEGKADAESLQRVYGVSFPEPKQLKEWEVIQEEAAKRDHRKIGREQELYFFHELSPGSCFFQPRGAHIYNNLVTFIREQYRKRGFQEVVTPNMYNAKLWQTSGHWAHYAENMFSFDVEKETFALKPMNCPGHCLMFDNRTRSWRELPLRLADFGALHRNELSGALTGLTRVRRFQQDDAHIFCAPAHIESEMLGCLEFLECVYSTFGFTFQLKLSTRPEKYLGDVATWEQAEKALEESLNKFGRPWQLNPGDGAFYGPKIDITIQDALRRSHQCATIQLDFQLPERFNLTYVSESGDKKRPVIIHRAILGSVERMIAILSESYAGKWPFWLSPRQARVVPVGPAFDDYAIQVNEKLFASGFMSEVDTDAGDTLNKKVRNAQLAQFNYILVVGEREKNSGTVNVRTRDNKVHGEMSIEGLIEHFTKLVNEKTLAEDSELLK
- the LOC113398882 gene encoding threonine--tRNA ligase 1, cytoplasmic isoform X1, with product MLKLFKLHRFSVVRIKEGYATWSQKKAMKEKKKKEESPGGVAELKPWPEFIQKRIDLWDKFKAQYEEELASKPDLSIVVTLPDGKTVEAKAWKTTPYDVAKGISQGLADSTIIARVNNVLWDLDRPLEGDCKLELLRWDNTEAQAVFWHSSAHMLGEAMERVYGGHLCYGPPIEEGFYYDMHYPEKGISSTDFHVLEGLVKKIAKEKQPFERLELTKEQLMEMFDYNPFKIRILKEKVDTATTTVYRCGPLIDLCRGPHVRHTGKVKALKVTKNSATYWEGKADAESLQRVYGVSFPEPKQLKEWEVIQEEAAKRDHRKIGREQELYFFHELSPGSCFFQPRGAHIYNNLVTFIREQYRKRGFQEVVTPNMYNAKLWQTSGHWAHYAENMFSFDVEKETFALKPMNCPGHCLMFDNRTRSWRELPLRLADFGALHRNELSGALTGLTRVRRFQQDDAHIFCAPAHIESEMLGCLEFLECVYSTFGFTFQLKLSTRPEKYLGDVATWEQAEKALEESLNKFGRPWQLNPGDGAFYGPKIDITIQDALRRSHQCATIQLDFQLPERFNLTYVSESGDKKRPVIIHRAILGSVERMIAILSESYAGKWPFWLSPRQARVVPVGPAFDDYAIQVNEKLFASGFMSEVDTDAGDTLNKKVRNAQLAQFNYILVVGEREKNSGTVNVRTRDNKVHGEMSIEGLIEHFTKLVNEKTLAEDSELLK